agtacggcccttacctcagcggtttatacccagggccatttccacattaaactcactatatttcacatttatGTATCTATATCGTGTCCTTGTATCctgaatagtatatccccaagttatcaccctctcacctcttctgtagcCCGAAATACAAACACGTGACCAGTATAAcccttattatatagtactaaaccacctctcatctataacatcactaagtacggcccttacctcagcggtttatacccttggccatttccacattaaactcactatatttcacatttatccatctatatctcatatctgcatcctggatagtatatccccaagttatcaccctctcacctcttctgtatctctCAATTACTATCACCTTACTTTGATACTACCGCGTGGCACACCCAGCCGTTCATACCTAATGTCATTACACCAAACTCATACTATCTCACATCTAACACTTCATACCCCTTATCTGCATTCTAATCAACATATTCATCCACTCGTCATTACCACACCTCctttatatcctttaaACACTACACTCCATTTACctcccatatatacaataatcgtaaacaataaacatacACCAATCACTTTACTCTAGACCATCACCATATCACACTTTATATCCTGCTAACTAACTCGGCTCTTCCCCATTGAATCATAATGTCGTATCCAGCACAAACTCACACGGATGCTACAAAATACTGACATAGCACACCTCATCACTGTATATGACACTCACCTCAGCAGTTTATATCATATGTTGTTTACTCTCTCTACCTATTTACGTCACATCTAACTATCCACAACTAATCACTTATCCTTGTGGACCATACAACTGCACCCATTACTTCAATACTACAACATCTTGACCATATATCAACTTCTACATAATGCCATTGCTAACATGAACAACATACAATCACCATCgcatcaccaccatcacgTCACCCCCGTGCCCTCTACTTTCCAATATCATGCTACTCATATTACCCTTTTACATATCCACTGACATTGGCTCTACTCACTGCTACTTCACCTGTCATACTACAGCTATAAGTACACTAACATATTAACACTCACATAAACGCaccaatatataaatacttTACCCATCAGCATATCATTGTTAACATAGAAtacacaatatcatcatctcaATTTTCTGCCATTAcagtattctcaatatattcTGAACATAAATACCAGCACATACGCATACGGATGCTACATAAATTAACATAGCCACTTTAACCCCTACTCAAATTACATTATTCATCACCATACTCTTCCTCTCCCATTAtctcctttcttcttatatatcCTCCGCATACTACGCACCCGTCACATgaacataaataaataCCACCTCGGTCCAACTTCTAGGTCCCAGATCTCCATTCCATGCACTATTCTATAATACAATtacatacgcacacggacgctatagaatataacatACTCATATAGCGCTACcatataatatcattactctttttttttctaattaTTATcccattttatattttctaactatttttcacttttcataaaaatattcaccagTCATTGTCAATCATCTATAATCTTCActaatcattatttcatttataGTATCCATCTATATCCCCCACATACCTCGTAACATATATCATCCATTCGTTACTCAGTAAATTGCACTCACGAAATGAACTTTACACCATCTCATTCCGTAATCCATTCCGCCAccgtttcaaaaatcaCATAATTGATCGAGaggtttataatattaatatacacatatttaACTATATACACTGCcaaatcatatttttttatttttcattacttcCTAATGTCCGTAGGATTTCATTCGTGAAAGCGTGTCATCTATTTAGCGATGGTGTAAATACCGTCCTTGGATAGAGCTTTGGAGATGGCTGGTCTCAATCTGGTAGAGTACCATGGAACACCGgtgatcattctggtcACTTGGGCTGGAGCAATACCGGTCAACATCGTGGTGAAGTCACCGTAGTTGAAGACAGCTTGAGCGACTTCGACTGGGTAGGTTTCAGTTGGGTGGGcggcttggaacaagtagtattgggccaagtgagctctgatatcagagacGTACAcacccaattcaaccaagttgactctttcgtcggattgagctagggtggtggtggcagaGGCACCGGCAGCTAGAGcggcgacaccagcagcgattgaagttaatttgaccattcTATTTGTTTGCTTTGGATTGTTTTGGATTGTTTCTTTAATGGTGATATAGGCTTAagtagaaagaaaatattgaaggCGTATTCTCAAATATAGCAGATTAAAGctgctctatttatatgGTTTCTTTGGTCGGCTTGCTAGTACCCAAACGAATTAGCGAACCTCACCATTTATCCCACACTCTTTCTCATCTTACCTCTCGCATCCATGTCCGCTGTCGCTGTGGAGATGTGCTTGGAGATGTGCCTGGAGATATGCTTGTCTTTGAACGACCTGTCTTCCATAGATTTCGTATATGAAAGCATGCTTTGCATTGCCTATATTCTCTCGTATGTGCCGAAGAGAAGAATGCTAATTATAGGGAAGCCAGGGTACCTTAAAAAACCCTTTTTCGTGCCTGCGatacttcctttttcggTCAAAGAGAAGATCCGCGTGCTTGGTTTGGACCCTCGTTCAGAAGCTCATTGTCTAAGCCTTGATTGATATGCGCTAAACGGCTTCCACGTAAAAATAGTGCCTCTGCTCTCTGCAAATTAGAACTTGAGCAGTTGACATGTGTGTTATGAATCGTACCCTGTAGGGGTATATATGATTTCGTACCCAACAGCAGAACTGTTGATAAACTAATATATGGAGACAAGTCCCCAGTCCGCATGctgattttttctgttatCCCGCAACCTCTCTAGTCAGTTCTTTGGCATCAAAGAATATATGGGTGGTGCCTACCGTACTTTCTTTGGTTGTCACAGAAAAGTTGAAACTTCCCTTTTTCACATGAACGGTTGACAAATGTGTTGGGAATCGTACCCTGTAGCGGTTATGACTTGGTACATCATCAGTAAAATTGTTCGTAAACTTGCATACTTGTAATCCACGGGATAGAGCTATCATTGAGATGGTGGCTACCTTTGCTAAGCCACAGATACCATGATGACGAAGGAATGTTGACGCCCATGTACTATGCATGCCCCTCCACAATATGTAAGAGAGAGGCGTCAACTCTAGGACGAACTAGCCATAATTGCGTTTCGAATCTCTCCTCTCGTCGCGCCATCGGTAGAAAGCAATTTGTACGGCAAATGAGTATAAAATGCCGCTCAAATATACTTTCGATCGAAAGTGTCTATCCCTATTTAGGAGGTCTCATAGTCACTAAATCAATGAGCAGAAATCCATATCTACACCAACTGTTTTTTGGTACATGCTAATCGCTCCTCAAAATGTATGGTCATAGTCCAAAATCCAAAGACCTAGGCAACACAGGCAAAAACAGCAGAATAGTTGCGGTTAAAGAATCGCCGGCAATCAATTCCGTCGAAAAAATAACTCTTCATTCTTCCCAATTTACTGCTCAAGCATACACAGATTCATTCGCTTTGCGACCCGATTCCACCCATTTTAgaaccatttttcttgctctttaTAATAGCGACTAAATACTGCATTTCAGCTTTCTTTCTCATCAATGCAATGCTGTAGCTCCAACGACCGTAGCATCATCGGAAAACCGTAAAGACTTAAACAAAAGGCCAAGACTTCATGAGGGTAGAgtaaatataaataaaaatccTTCGAAGTAGAGAACGACTATTGTTTGTGCTAACTATCCTTTGGAAGTTGGATATCttataaagaaattggCCTCCACTTTCCCTCAGGGGGTGATTAAGTTCCACTGTTCCTCCACTTCTCTAACATAAGCTTTCAACTCATCAACGCATCCTTAATGTAAGGTGCTGAGTCCTCAAGTTATTTGCTTTTTGCATCATTGTCCCTCTTCTAAGAAAATAGTCATAGGGTGGCTGGTTTTTTCGACACGACACGCTTATGGCATGACGATATAATGGCGTGCAGGAACGTGAATCCTAAAACATAGATGAAGCAGTGAGATACAGATAAATTGAACCATTAGAAATTTTCCACTAAGCTGTAGTGGCAATCGTATTTTTACTCACGTACGAAATGTTTCTTTGCTGCAAATATCATAACAGAACCAAATAAAGCTCTTTTCTGTCCTTAAGAAGACAATCTTTTGAGATTCGAGATGTTTAGCGGGCAGAAAACCTATGCTcttctcatcttcaattATGTAGACGGGAGATAGTACGGTCTAGCTTATGTAACACGTTGTGATATTAGACAGCAAATATATTGGACCACTGTTTTATGAGATATCTAAAAGTAACATTGCACCTTCTTTAGGAGTGGCGATTAATTCTTATATAATAATGTTAGCTTATGGGTGCATGTTGATGATTAATACTATTAGTCATGGATTTCATTCGCATATTTAACAGATGCTCTCTCTTTACGTACATCAGCATTAATTATCGTAATGCTGAGCGGAAAATTGGCTGTCGCCAATATTCCTATATGGTGCCCAACCTGTCTGGACTCCACGATAGGCTAGCCAACAGACGGTGAATTGAGTGGGTACTGTTGTGTGCCCACAAACACAGCCATTGTAGCCATtatttccatttcttttacTTAGCCTTGTCGCATTATTGGCAATGACAAGGTACATGACGGCGTTTGAAAAGTTTGTGTGTACATTAACTAGGTCTCCACCATTGTGAATTTCTTAGCTGATAGTCAACGCGACTGTCCAATTATCGGTTTCCTCTTTCCGGAAAACCCTCAACTCCAAATCTACTCCCCGTATCCATTCAAAACGTGAGTGTCAATAATGCACTTATAGCAGTCAAATAATCAGTATCAGATTTAAAGAAACAACACTGGAACTCTTCCGAAGTTGAGAAATGATATCATACACTTTTCAGCCTAGGTATGAATCCCAGATCTCTTCCACCATACCCCTGTAGTTACCCTAAAGACTGCTGCAAATTTTGGACAGGCGACTGTAGCTAATACTTGTTTTGCATACTCAAATCCATTGACGCTGTTAACACCGGTTGTTGAACAATGTTCTCCCATATCCAAAATATGGCCAGTAGTACCAACATATGTAGCCCATGGCCTTTTGGCCATTATTGTACAATAATTGACGGGTGAATGTCAACACTAGTGAAAACGCAAACCTAATTATAGAAGAAACATCATCGGCTTGCAATATGATGCTAATGGTTAACAAGGAGAAAAGGCGGAATTATCGATATAAGATTGATCAAAATtgcaaaatcaaaaatttttagtAAAAGTAAAAGGGTAATGATGAGTATATGATCTTGGCTCTGAAACCTTTAATGACAATGAATGTTGAAACCCCGGTCTTGGTACCCCTCATCAAGCTGACCAAACTGGACCATAATCTGATGCTGCTCGAAATCATTCAGCGAAGGAAATCGCTTAAGTATCCTCGTTTTgctaaaaagaaaaatattttgcaaaTATCCGCAGAGGCAGGTTATACGCATAGAGAAATAATCGCAGCATATTGCGCGATCATAGGTAgatgtttcatttttaagCTCAATAAAGTTGCaaaatgttgataattagtagttTTAGGTAAGAACACACGCCGACTAAGAAAGTTgaatatgttcaatatgCAAATAAACTGAAGAATATACCATGAGTTCAACGTAACAATACATATTGTTTGAATACAAATTGCGCCCCTGATTTACTCCTGTTGCCTGCCATAAACCTTATTTCTAGTCCGGGACCCCGACGCTTCGGGAAAAGAGACAAAGCCTACCCTTGATATTGCCTATACGGTAATACGTCATAACACACTTACCGCAAATCCCATAAACCTACTCATATAGCAGTGCCCCACCCTCGTAATAAATTGACCGCAAGTTATTGATTATTGAGTGCTTTTCTGGGAATGCTACCAAAGAATCGCTTTCCGTTCTGTGTACGCCTTATGCCAGGTGGTGTAGGCGTTACCTCGTTcgaaaatgttcaaaatcaCCCGACTTCGCAAAAACATTTGAAATATATGGTAA
The nucleotide sequence above comes from Saccharomyces kudriavzevii IFO 1802 strain IFO1802 genome assembly, chromosome: 9. Encoded proteins:
- the SKDI09G0010 gene encoding SRP1/TIP1 family protein, translated to MVKLTSIAAGVAALAAGASATTTLAQSDERVNLVELGVYVSDIRAHLAQYYLFQAAHPTETYPVEVAQAVFNYGDFTTMLTGIAPAQVTRMITGVPWYSTRLRPAISKALSKDGIYTIAK